The Triticum aestivum cultivar Chinese Spring chromosome 7B, IWGSC CS RefSeq v2.1, whole genome shotgun sequence genome window below encodes:
- the LOC123157119 gene encoding 26.2 kDa heat shock protein, mitochondrial: protein MASAVARRGAALPSLLEKLLAKPSKSGAPVSFALRPAAVTAARRPYNTLGKEGRLYDDEDDDSSSGESGSEYEDTDSDDRRRARDFFVPGFSQDVLDQFGAHTSFGRLLSALEEAAAPTGLSSTAGASRLGRWVSKVDDDAVYLKVPMPGLGKEHVKVWAEPNGLVIKGEGDKEPWDGDDDSAVPRYSRRIKVPADAFKMDKIKAEMKNGVLRVTVPRLKEEERKDVFQVKIE from the exons ATGGCTTCCGCCGTCGCTCGCAGGGGTGCCGCGCTGCCCAGCCTCCTCGAGAAGCTGCTCGCCAAGCCGTCCAAGTCGGGTGCGCCCGTGTCCTTCGCGCTCCGTcccgccgccgtcaccgccgcccgccgcccgtacAACACCCTGGGCAAGGAGGGCCGCCTCtacgacgacgaggacgacgactcCTCCAGCGGCGAGAGCGGCAGCGAGTACGAggacaccgactccgacgaccgccgccgcgcccgcgacTTCTTCGTCCCCGGCTTCTCTCAGG ACGTGCTCGACCAGTTCGGCGCGCACACCAGCTTCGGCCGCCTGCTTTCTGCGCTGGAGGAAGCTGCCGCTCCGACCGGTCTCTCCTCCACTGCCGGGGCGTCGCGGCTCGGACGCTGGGTGTCGAAGGTGGACGACGACGCTGTGTACCTCAAGGTGCCGATGCCGGGGCTGGGGAAGGAGCACGTGAAGGTGTGGGCCGAGCCGAACGGCCTGGTGATCAAGGGCGAGGGCGACAAGGAGCCCTGGGACGGCGACGACGACTCCGCGGTGCCGAGGTACAGCCGCCGCATCAAGGTGCCCGCCGACGCGTTCAAGATGGACAAGATCAAGGCCGAGATGAAGAACGGCGTGCTCAGGGTGACCGTGCCCAGGCTGAAGGAGGAGGAGCGCAAGGACGTGTTCCAGGTGAAGATCGAGTAG
- the LOC123157058 gene encoding polyadenylate-binding protein 2 isoform X1, giving the protein MEDEEHEVYGQEIPVDGEDVDMGAGGDDAAKVRDAPVAAAATRSAPFSLTPNPNAGTDPVRVQLHELDEMKRRLKEMEEEAAALREMQAKVAKEMQGGDPNATTSEAKEEMDSRSVFVGNVDYACTPEEVQQHFNSCGTVNRVTILTDKFGQPKGFAYVEFVEAEAIQEAVKLSESELHGRQIKVAPKRTNVPGLKQPRGGRGFNPYGGHPYMRPYPPPFYNPYGGYGRAPRFRRPRRPFY; this is encoded by the exons ATGGAGGACGAAGAGCACGAGGTGTACGGCCAGGAGATCCCCGTCGACGGCGAGGACGTCGACATGGGCGCCGGGGGCGACGACGCCGCCAAGGTTCGTGatgcgcccgtcgccgccgccgcgactCGCTCGGCCCCTTTCTCCCTGACCCCAAACCCTAACGCCGGCACTGACCCTGTCCGTGTCCAGCTGCACGAGCTCGACGAGATGAAGCGCCGTCTcaaggagatggaggaggaggccgccgccctCCGCGAGATGCAGGCCAAGGTCGCCAAGGAGATGCAAG GCGGAGATCCTAATGCGACCACATCTGAAGCAAAAGAAGAGATGGATTCTCGTTCTGTTTTTGTTGGAAAT GTTGACTATGCATGCACTCCAGAAGAAGTGCAGCAGCATTTTAATTCGTGCGGAACCGTCAACCGAGTGACTATCCTGACCGACAAGTTTGGGCAGCCTAAAGGTTTTGCTTACGTTGAATTTGTTGAAGCAGAAGCTATTCAGGAAGCTGTCAAGCTGAGTGAGTCAGAGCTTCATGGTCGGCAAATCAAG GTAGCGCCGAAGCGAACTAACGTTCCTGGGTTGAAGCAGCCCCGAGGGGGCCGAGGATTCAACCCATATGGCGGCCACCCCTACATGAGGCCATATCCTCCACCGTTTTACAATCCTTATGGTGGTTATGG GAGAGCTCCCAGGTTCCGCCGTCCGCGCAGGCCCTTCTACTAA
- the LOC123157058 gene encoding polyadenylate-binding protein 2 isoform X2 — protein sequence MEDEEHEVYGQEIPVDGEDVDMGAGGDDAAKLHELDEMKRRLKEMEEEAAALREMQAKVAKEMQGGDPNATTSEAKEEMDSRSVFVGNVDYACTPEEVQQHFNSCGTVNRVTILTDKFGQPKGFAYVEFVEAEAIQEAVKLSESELHGRQIKVAPKRTNVPGLKQPRGGRGFNPYGGHPYMRPYPPPFYNPYGGYGRAPRFRRPRRPFY from the exons ATGGAGGACGAAGAGCACGAGGTGTACGGCCAGGAGATCCCCGTCGACGGCGAGGACGTCGACATGGGCGCCGGGGGCGACGACGCCGCCAAG CTGCACGAGCTCGACGAGATGAAGCGCCGTCTcaaggagatggaggaggaggccgccgccctCCGCGAGATGCAGGCCAAGGTCGCCAAGGAGATGCAAG GCGGAGATCCTAATGCGACCACATCTGAAGCAAAAGAAGAGATGGATTCTCGTTCTGTTTTTGTTGGAAAT GTTGACTATGCATGCACTCCAGAAGAAGTGCAGCAGCATTTTAATTCGTGCGGAACCGTCAACCGAGTGACTATCCTGACCGACAAGTTTGGGCAGCCTAAAGGTTTTGCTTACGTTGAATTTGTTGAAGCAGAAGCTATTCAGGAAGCTGTCAAGCTGAGTGAGTCAGAGCTTCATGGTCGGCAAATCAAG GTAGCGCCGAAGCGAACTAACGTTCCTGGGTTGAAGCAGCCCCGAGGGGGCCGAGGATTCAACCCATATGGCGGCCACCCCTACATGAGGCCATATCCTCCACCGTTTTACAATCCTTATGGTGGTTATGG GAGAGCTCCCAGGTTCCGCCGTCCGCGCAGGCCCTTCTACTAA